TGCGTATTACAATTCACATTTCTACCGTAAAGATTGGATTTTAATGTGGCACAAGGTACTCTCTACATATCTTAACATGCATATAGCAGAATTTTATCTGCTTGGTGTGTCACCTATTTGAAATCCTTAAGGCTATGTTCTAGCTGATTTGTGCTGGTAGATGGGTTACATGGGAATTAAAAAGTTGTACTATTAGAGCAGAGTTGAGAGCTAGATCCATTTGGCTCATTATTGCAAAAAATTCTAAATGCTAGAACTCTTAAATGCTTTAATTGCCACAGCTAGCCAtatcagttttaaaatgaatcttTTTGCCTGCTTATTATGGTAACATATTGCTCTGCTATTTCCAACCCAGATTTAGAGCAGAATGGCATCCCATTCTTCACCTTTGCCCCATGACAGGAGCGGACCCAAGGAGGAAGATGATCCGGTAGATCAGCTGATCTCTAGGACAGGCTGTTCTGCACTACATTATGCAATTCAGGAGTGCATGGCAGAGCATGAAGACTGGAGGAAATGCAAGAAACAGGTTCAGGAGTTCAGAGAGTGCATGATGCCATTCCAAAAAGCTCGGATGGAGCAGCTGGTAAAATGTAAAGACTCAGCCACAGAGAACGTTTGATGAAAAGCTCCCTGTTAAAGCCACATCTATTAAAGAAGACATTTTGTGACTTCAGGTTCCCTTTATCACTGATGTAATTACACAAGAATATCATAagatatatgaatataatatatatatgtatatatacactatattaccaaaagtattcggtcacctgccttgactcacatatgaacttaagtgccatcccattcctaacccatagggttcaatatgatgtcggtccaccttttgcagctattacggcttcaactcttctgggaaggctgtccacaaggttgaggagtgtgtttataggaatttttgaccattcttccaaaagcgcattggtgaggtcacacactgatgttggtcgagaaggcctggctctcagtctccgctctaattcatcccaaaggtggtctatcaggttcaggtcaggactctgtgcaggccagtcaagttcatccacaccagactctgtcatccatgtctttatggaccttgctttgtgcactggtgcacagtcatgttggaagaggaaggggcccgctccaaactgttcccacaaggttgggagcatggaattgtccaaaatgttttggtatcctgaagcattcaaagttcctttcactggaactaaggggccaagcccaactcctgaaaaacaaccccacaccataattcttcctccaccaaatttcacattcggcacaatgcagtccgaaatgtaccgttctcctggcaacctccaaacccagactcgtccatcagattgccagatggaaacgCGTGATttatcactccagagaacgcgtctccactgctctagagtccagtggcagcgtgctttacaccactgcatccgacgctttgcattgcacttggtggtgtgtggcttggatgcagctgctcggccatggaaacccattccttgaagctctctgcgtactgtacttgggctaatctgaaggtcacatgaagtttgaagctctgtagcaattgactgtgaagaaagtcgacgacctctttgcactatgtgcttcagcatccgctgacccctctccgtcagtttacgtggcctaccacttcgtggctgagttgctgttgttccaaaactcttccattttgttatgataaagctgacagttgactgtggaatatttaggagcgaggaaatttcacgactggatttgttgcacaggtggcatcctatgacagttccacgctggaattcactgagctcctgagagcggcccattctttcacaaatgtttgtaaaaacagtctgcatgcctaagtgcttgattttatacacctgtggccaggccaagtgattaggacacctgattctgatcatttggatgggtgaccgaatacttttggtaatatagtgtatataagataatatatgatatataatatcataatatcattGCTcaaatatcataatatcattGCTCACAGAATACAGAAACTCAGTAAGTTGTACATAATTGCACTGCTGAACTCAAGTACTTCTTATTGAGAAACACTGGGATTTTCTTTTACTATTCATATTCAGTCATTCCATGATGATCTCTTGTTTAAGCCATAACCTTTATGATTTTTAATGTCCATttaattacccacaatgcaagcgttttttttttttttttttttttaaaccttgttTTGTTTCTAACACCTTTACAAAGATTAGTTAAATACCTACGTTCTTGCTGTGAATATGAGCAAAactttgtttattaaagtgttaaaattTATCCTGACATTCTTGATGTATTAATAAGTGTAGTGCATTGTTGCTACTATGAAATAAGTGATGCACTATAGACACTAATATAAGGAGAGGAATTCAGGTTTTCAGGGTCATGCTTCTGTGACCGCGTAGCAACCAGTTAGAGAGAAAAGCAAACTGAATAAGAGACTGCACAGTcatgaagagaaaaacaaatttaTGCTTGCTTTACTCATAATATCTACAACCAAACATATCCATAAACCAAAAATGATCTTTTAGGCttgctgcatttatttatggGACACCACATTTGTTTGTGGAATTTGGAAAACATTTCTCTCACCAACTTGTTCTAATCAATCCAAGAATGCGTTCTTTGCACTGCGTCTGTATCAGCAAATGGATAGTCCAAAAAATTGTACTCTGGTGTGACTTGATTTGTAATGATAATTCTCTTAAGGGCTTGTCagacaaagaagaaaaatatgctTAAATATTATCAATTTGCCCTCATTATTCAGGGTGTCCAAattcatgaacaaaaaaaaaataataataaaactatatatataattttgtatacatttactgtatttccattggttcctgacttttagGACAACTTGTATATCATAAGCAACTTTAACCCCTTTGAATTTATAATTCTGCTACTACTTGATGTACATATTGGGTCTTTTATAAAAATTTTGTTTCTATTCATTATAATAGTATCAAACATGATGCAACTAAAATCTTTAGTAGTGTGTAATGATGATATTACTCCTCTACAATTCATCATATTTCTCTGGAATTTATGCATCAGAATACCTTTTTCCCTTACTTTTCTCTTTGTCACACCACAGAACGTTGTCACATCAATGCACaccataaattattttttcatttaaaatatgtcaTTCTGCTACTAAATGATGTACACATTgggcatttttaataaaattttggttatattcattataataataTCAAACAGGATGGAACTAAAACTATCTGTACTACTGTTTAATGATGATATTACTCATCTTCTATTAATCATATTTCTCTGGAATTTATGCATCAGaatagctttttttcccctttcctcTTTGTCATAGCACAGGACATTATGTCACACCAGTGGAAaccataaaaataaagttttatgtaAAACCTTTTATTACTTCACTGTAGTCTTTGAAACTCTCTGAGTTCAAAGTAGACACATTCTGAACATCAGAACCAATAGTGCTACAAAAAGAGTACAAATTAATAGGCTGACAGCCAGCATAACGTCATATCACATCATAACATGAACAATGGATAGAGATTTAACAATCAGTAGAGATGGAAAACTTCTAGAattatctatatttttttcatttattcattcacatttacagTGATCATATACACATTTTCCAGACCTCATTGAACAGTAGCCAGTCATTTTTGGTGAGCTGCAGAGCACACTGGTGGGGCTTTGGCTCAGATATGCAGTAGAAAATGCAGTCTGGCTTATGTGGTTACTTGAATATGTTTCTGTTTCCATTTTAAACCGCTGTGTTCACTTTAATGTTATCAGCATGGTGATCTGGCCAACAAATGGCttattgttatatataatatttcacaATGAGAATTTTTCCCACAGTGTACTCTTCACTGTTGTCTTCAATATCACTAGTGCTATCATGGTAGGGCTTCTGATGTCTTTTGGGATGTGGTTGATGAGACATACCCACATATACATGTGGGTGCATTGGACATATTGTCAAAACTTAACTTTAAGGGTGTGAAGCACCTGCACATCTCTGGCTAGCTGCAGAAGCATCTGATATCCCTGCAGTAAATCCTTCTTGGTACTAAGAATCCCAGGGACTTGTAGAACCAGCGGTGGCAACATTTAATCAAAAACATCAGTGTCATCTGATTCATTTGTACATTTGAATCAGATTTGCTTGACTTCTCTGTTGATAAGGAATTCGTGTAAGTCTGGAATTTGTAGGTTTTTGCCCCCAAAGACATAGCTGATCACCATCCACGTCTTTGCTTCCCCAAAACCACCTTGTTCACACTTACCACAGCCTCCCTTAGAGTAGTTCCAAGTTACGTATGTGCTTGAGCCCCCAAGTATagggtactttttttttttgctacctTAGCTGTTAGCAGCTGCAGCAGGATGCTGCGGTGGTGGCATCGAAGCAGGAGATGCCAGCAGACAGTAGCTCAGTAACTACAGAACAGTTTCTAACCTGCCCTTTTTTGGAAAGATACTTGAGCATCCTGTAGCTCAGCTTAAAGATCACTTAGCCACAAATGACCTGATCAAGGTATTACAGTCTGGGTTTAGGCCAAACTACAGTACTGAAACTGCCCTCAATGTCACAAATAACCTGCTGGATGCACCAGAGCGGGGGTTGCTGAATATACTTTTTGTTCTGGACCTCACTGCTGCTTTCCACATAATGTATATAccgtcccctctgaaagtattggaacagcaaggccagttcttttgtttttgccataTACAGTACTtgctttcagctttcattttctgatatttacatctagatgtgttaaacaacttagaacatggcacctttggtagcagaccacccatttttttttagatgagcataagtattggaacagataaaGTAAATCACACTTAATAGTTgattgcatatcccttgcttgcaatgaAGTtagcaacccactgacatcaccaaactgttcttCTTTGTGATGCTTTTATAGGCTTGTACCACAGATTCTTTCAGATGTTTGGgggttctcccttcagtctcctcttcaggaggtggaATACATGCTCAGtagggttaaggtctggtggtTGAGTTGGCTGTTCTAAAAcgttccacttttttcccctttgttgTTTTGGAAGTGTGTTTTGGTCATTGTGTTGCAGCATGAttaagttcctcccaattagattaggatgcatttctctgtaaattgggaaaagaatgtttctgtagacttctgaattcattctgctgctaccatcatgagttaaatcatcagtaaagattagtgagcccatttcAGAAgaagccatgcaagcccaagccatgacactacctctaccatgcttgaccaatgagctcgtatgttttggatcatgagcagatcctttctttctagacactttggcctttccatcactttggtagagattaatcttggttccagaacttgtGTGGCTCATCTGGcttgtttctgtctttttcaggacattccaagtTGTTGTACTgcctatgcccaatgcttgtgcaatggccctgattgatttttccccttttctcagCTTAGTTTGCTTTTCTCCTATAGGCAGCTTTCTTGTCTTCATATtgatttatcctttttaacaccaaatgcagtcttcactgGCATAACCCAGGGCTCAAAACAAGAGTAAACATTCTGAGCTATTACgtctttaaacaatcaatctaacggggcacacctgggcaacaagcaACACCTATCAGTCACATGCTCCAATATTTCTTATCCCTTGAAAactgggtgggttcaaacaaaaggtgccatgctctacaacccctggcaaaaatgatggaatcaccacacttagcagattttcacccagcttttttaattcatagcaaataaacaaatcacagatatgacacaaaacaaattaaattagattattttaattaatggcatATTTTTCCAgctcaagtagaggaaaaaattacgAAATCACTTAATGTTAAGGAAAAGGTTATGGAATCACCTTGTAATTTGCATTTCTAAAACAAGTAGCGGCACAGGtctaaaaaatgcaaattagcCTGCAGTTAAAAGAGAGTGCTTACAGAGCTTAACGagctgttggacttggctaattgaaaggaaacatggttCCAACAAGAGAGTTTTCAATTGAAACAATAGAAatgattataaaactccttcaagaAGGAAAtccaatataaatataaacaaaatgggaagtttataaaaggaaaacaaacgGGTAGACCAAGGAAGATGCCAAAGCTTCAGGATAGAAAATCAAAGCAATATGTCAAGAGAATGCacaactgaatgaatgaaatgggATTTATGTTAAGAAAAGTCATAAGTATTATTATTCAGAAGTATAGCTTTACTCACCTTGTCCCTTGTCCTACATCACCTTTTTTACATTCTCCATTTTTCTTAAAGCTGCTTTCTATTTGCTGCTGAAACTGACTTCAGACTGTAATTTCTcctcatgttttctttctctcaagAAATAGTGAACAAGAAATAATTGAGAGTTGAAAAGTTGAAAATAATTATGGTCCTGTAATGAAAAGTTTTTAAGCTTGTATCATTCGATACCTGCTTCTCTCATCCTGGGATCTGCATTCAACCTCTCCCTGTACATTCTAGTCCTCTATTTACTGGTCATTATCTGCAAGGATCTCAGACTGGCAAAGTAAAAACATATTAGGAATATTTTACTTGCTTTATCCTCCAATACTGAGATAAaggggtgtaaaaaaaaaaaacttgacaaaAAGGACAATTACCAAAACAGTGGACAATTTGCCATTATGGCAgtagtttaatttaataaataaataaataaacaaacaaacaaaccttaaggccaaatttacattttttcatgtcATTGTTAAGGACACCAGTGGACAGTTTCAAGTAAATGGTCAGACTCAATGATCTTGAATCCAGTGATTTTGTTGGAAATTCCCTGGTGAGAGCACACAAACTCCAAAGACCATGAATCATTGCCACAGGAAAGAACATGGCTAAGGGTTTAAAAGGTCACAGGCACTGCTTTGTTACTATGCATTGCCATATGGATTGAGGACTGTTTAGGGTTAAATTGTGCTTTACTTGGATGCATAAATCTGTTATTGTTTCTTTATGTAGTTCATTGCAAGTAACTGATTTCACATCCttatcctgttttatttttctgtatacTAATGCCATGTTTTGCTATTGCAAATGctaaacatatttgtttagcaCTGGTTGTATATTCCATTGTATATTAGATGTATGTTTATTTCCTCCATTAATTTTGTATCCTTGCTAGTGAATTGTGTTCTTATTTGTTATGTATTCAGTCTATGTAGATAATAACTATCATCATCGTCAACCTCATCCTATACCACATTCCATTTGTTCAGTGTCACCAAGTTCAATACAGAGCAACTGTCTATATcgctctgtgtgtttattgattCTCCCGTGTTTTAGCAGACGCACCATCACAATAGGTTGCCTCCAACTTAACTTTGCTCTCTCAAAACTATTCTACAGTCTTAGTGTTATGTTTTCATTACTTTTTAAAGTAAGCTAatacaaatgtgtaaaaaaaaaaaaaaacgttcatGTCATCATTTTAATTGTGTCACACCAAAGGACTATTTTAATCACCAGGACATCATTTTAATTGTGTCACACCATTTCTAAAATTGCTGGAAAATGGCAATATGTTAATACATATTTGAGCTTAAGCTTGCCTTCTGTTCAGACCATGTGCTCCAGTGAGTTCTTCTGCTGGACTTCCTGGATTAAGAAGGACCATTCTCAGTTAAAGAATGCTCAAATTAATGCCTGTTTTATATTGATAGATGGAGACCATAGGTACAGAAAAAATATAATGCATCATAATCCCTTCAGGTAGGAAAGTGAATGCCTCCAATGGTTTGAAGATAGGGAATGTTACCTCAGACATTatatttctaatgaatttaaGAACAAgtagtttatttaaatgaagtttttaatgaggaaatatttatttaaaaaatattaattaataaaatatgtcCTGTTTATATTTGTCACCAAGAACACAATAATGGAGTATTATATCAGCAACCCAGATCAAGTTTTGAAACCTCGTTTTTGCTAGCATCTACATTATATGACTAATCATGCCAGATAACATGTTCAACCTTTGGAAGCCCTGCAGGGTTTGTGATTTGGGGTATGTtagattaattatataaaaattctGTTAGTTTAAATAGGAAAGTAAACGGTACATGCATACACCAtggttattattaaatgtagGCCAGCTGAATTTACATGACAGTAGAAATAAATAAGCTGATGTAACTGCTGCAgactatttataataatatgcaTAGGCAATTTTATAAAGGGTGCAAAGGATGCAGCAGTACCCCTACTGTTGGCATTGATTTTTGCCCCCACATTTTTGGGTCTTTGTCCTTCAGTGAACAACTAATTATTTCAAAAATAGccgtttattttaattaaaattttgctTAAGCTTTCTtgctattaataaaacaaatacccCAGCACCTGATACATTTTTGGAATCTTCGAGGTGTTGTGAAGGAAAATGTTTAACCTATTCTACAGAAGCATGATTTACCCTTTTGTCAAGACTAAAAACCATTTTAATGATGTTTGGTAATTTGTGGCacctttttatttgtttagacCTTATTAAATGTAGGCCTACATTCATCCTCAATGACATAATGACAGAGACTAAGGGGAAGGTTAAGACTCCATGTGCTGGCCATTTAATGAATCAACAGTAACAGATCCAAAACAGTAGTCCAAGCTTGTGCTGTAAAGGCAGGAAGTAAAAGCACAGATAATCCAGACACTCATCCAACAAAGGGCAAAAAACCACCAGGGAAGGCACAAACGaaacaatgaaacaaattaTCATACACAAGAATAGCAAACACGAAACAAGACCTCATTAATTAATGGAAATGTTATAAAGACCTTGCAGTGAGTGCATGATTGTGCACTTATCCATGAGCAGGAAGTGTCAGGGGAACAGGAAGAGTGTGCGTTAGAACCGAGGCGAAGGAGCCCTCTGTTGGCTTGTAGGTGTCATGATGAGTTGATGTTACATATGTTAAAAACgttatttatttgtagcataCTTATTTATGGCATCAATGACTCTGTTTATGTAGCAGTGTACATATGTATGCACCAGCCCCCAACCAAAACCTAACTTCCCCCCTGGAGGGTCCCGAACATGAACCAGCCCAGTCGACAATGAATGAAGATCAGGTACTACGTCTTTGGCTACAACCCATGATCTTTCCTCAGGACTGTGCCCCTGCCAATGAACAAGGCACAAAGTAGAACACTTGTTTTCCAGTCAGgtgcataaatatttggacattgacaaagttatttttattttagctgtctaacacagtatattggagttgaaattaaataatgattataaGCTCAATGTGCAGAAtttgctttaatttgagggtattttaggctgaaaaatcaaaacaaacccaacagagagatagcaaaaacaatgGGTGTGACCAAATCAACCATTTggcacattcttaaaaagaaagaacacactggtgagctcaggaacaccagaATACCATGGAAAACAACTGAGGTAGATGACAGAAATATTCTTtcccctggtgaagaaaaaccccttcacaaaagtgggccagatcaagaacactctctaggcatatctgtgtcaaagtcaaccaTCAAGTGAAGTCTTcgccagagtaaatacagagggtttaccacaagcTGTAAACCACTGGTAAGCCTCCAAAATAGGAAGACCAGATTATCCAGTAGTTCTGGTACAGTACAGTTCTGGACCAACATCTTATGTatagatgagacaaagatcactTGTCTCCAGTCCTCTATGACTGGAGGAGGAAATGACAGCCTCACCCAGCTCAGCACTGTGGGA
This is a stretch of genomic DNA from Pangasianodon hypophthalmus isolate fPanHyp1 chromosome 17, fPanHyp1.pri, whole genome shotgun sequence. It encodes these proteins:
- the LOC113534874 gene encoding cytochrome c oxidase assembly factor 4 homolog, mitochondrial, which codes for MASHSSPLPHDRSGPKEEDDPVDQLISRTGCSALHYAIQECMAEHEDWRKCKKQVQEFRECMMPFQKARMEQLVKCKDSATENV